In Streptomyces sp. NBC_01707, a genomic segment contains:
- a CDS encoding RICIN domain-containing protein, translated as MATTGTGVAAASQDTATAQAAALPTSWATVVNVGSGKCVDARAAGTANGTAVQQYACNGSQAQQWQFAATSGGFTQVGNRTDATKVWDVTDVSTADSALVQLWTYGGGNNQQWQAVAESSDTYHFVNRNSGKCLDVPSASTADSVQLQQYTCNGSAAQSFHVNPADPQQPPGTPDLGPNVTVFDPSTPAATIQNSLNAAFAQQETNQFGTARKAFLFKPGTYDADANVGFYTQIAGLGLSPDDVTIRGAVHAEADWFQGNATQNFWRSAENLSVTPTSGTDRWAVSQAAPYRRMHLRGNLRLDDGGWSSGGYMADTKIDGQVNSGSQQQWLSRNTEWSNWTGSNWNMVYVGARNAPANSFPSPPYTTVDQTPVSREKPFLYVDPSGAYKVFVPGVRTNSSGTSWSSGTPAGTSLPLSDFFIVKPGATAAQMNDALAQGKNLLVTPGVYHLDQTLKVTRAGTVVLGLGLATLIPDNGITAMTVADVNGVQLAGLLIDAGTTNSSQLLEMGPSGSSADHSADPSSLHDVFFRIGGAGVGKATTSLTINSDDVIGDHLWLWRADHGNGVGWTSNTAATGLVVNGDDVTMYGLFVEHYQKHQTVWNGNGGRTYFYQNEMPYDPPNQASWMNGSTQGYAAYKVADSVTSHQVFGFGSYCYFNVNPSVTAEHAIEAPNNANVRFRDMVTVSLGGTGTIRHVVNDRGGPSNSTTNVANLVSYP; from the coding sequence GTGGCCACGACCGGAACCGGTGTCGCGGCCGCCTCGCAGGACACGGCGACCGCGCAGGCCGCCGCGCTGCCGACCAGTTGGGCCACCGTGGTCAACGTGGGCAGCGGCAAGTGCGTCGACGCGCGCGCCGCGGGAACGGCGAACGGCACCGCCGTCCAGCAGTACGCCTGCAACGGCAGCCAGGCCCAGCAGTGGCAGTTCGCCGCCACCTCCGGCGGATTCACCCAGGTCGGCAATCGCACCGACGCCACCAAGGTCTGGGACGTCACCGACGTCTCGACGGCGGACAGCGCGCTCGTACAGCTGTGGACGTACGGCGGCGGAAACAACCAGCAGTGGCAGGCCGTGGCGGAGTCCAGCGACACGTACCACTTCGTGAACCGCAACAGCGGCAAGTGCCTCGATGTGCCGAGCGCATCGACCGCGGACAGCGTCCAGCTCCAGCAGTACACCTGCAACGGCAGCGCGGCCCAGTCCTTCCACGTCAACCCCGCGGACCCCCAACAGCCGCCCGGGACACCGGACCTCGGCCCGAATGTCACCGTCTTCGACCCGTCCACCCCCGCTGCCACCATCCAGAACAGCCTGAACGCGGCCTTCGCCCAACAGGAGACCAACCAGTTCGGCACCGCCCGCAAGGCCTTCCTCTTCAAGCCGGGCACCTACGACGCCGATGCCAACGTCGGCTTCTACACGCAGATCGCGGGGCTCGGCCTCTCCCCCGACGACGTCACCATCCGCGGTGCGGTACACGCCGAGGCGGACTGGTTCCAGGGCAACGCCACCCAGAACTTCTGGCGGTCGGCGGAGAACCTGTCGGTGACCCCGACCTCCGGCACGGACCGCTGGGCGGTGTCGCAGGCCGCCCCGTACCGCCGGATGCATCTGCGCGGCAACCTCCGGCTGGACGACGGCGGTTGGTCCAGCGGCGGCTACATGGCCGACACGAAGATCGACGGTCAGGTCAACTCGGGTTCGCAGCAGCAGTGGCTGTCGCGCAACACCGAGTGGTCGAACTGGACGGGCTCCAACTGGAACATGGTCTACGTCGGCGCCAGGAACGCTCCCGCGAACAGCTTTCCCAGCCCGCCGTACACCACGGTCGACCAGACCCCCGTGTCGCGTGAGAAGCCCTTCCTGTACGTCGACCCGTCGGGCGCCTACAAGGTGTTCGTGCCCGGCGTACGCACCAACTCATCCGGCACCTCTTGGAGTTCGGGCACGCCCGCAGGTACGTCCCTGCCCCTCTCCGACTTCTTCATCGTCAAGCCCGGCGCGACGGCCGCGCAGATGAACGACGCACTCGCCCAGGGCAAGAACCTGCTGGTGACGCCGGGTGTCTACCACCTCGACCAGACACTCAAGGTGACCAGGGCCGGCACCGTGGTCCTGGGCCTCGGCCTGGCCACGCTCATACCCGACAACGGGATCACCGCCATGACGGTCGCCGACGTGAACGGTGTCCAGCTGGCCGGGTTGCTGATCGACGCCGGCACCACGAACTCGTCCCAGCTCCTGGAGATGGGGCCGAGCGGATCGTCGGCCGACCACAGCGCCGACCCCAGCTCGCTGCACGACGTGTTCTTCCGCATCGGCGGCGCGGGCGTCGGCAAGGCCACCACCAGCCTGACCATCAACAGCGACGACGTCATCGGCGACCACCTGTGGCTGTGGCGCGCCGACCACGGCAACGGCGTGGGCTGGACCAGCAACACCGCCGCCACGGGGCTCGTCGTCAACGGCGACGACGTCACGATGTACGGCTTGTTCGTCGAGCACTACCAGAAGCACCAGACCGTCTGGAACGGCAACGGCGGCCGCACGTACTTCTACCAGAACGAGATGCCGTACGACCCGCCCAACCAGGCCTCCTGGATGAATGGTTCGACGCAGGGCTACGCCGCCTACAAGGTCGCGGACTCCGTGACGAGTCATCAGGTGTTCGGATTCGGCAGCTACTGCTACTTCAACGTCAATCCCAGTGTCACCGCCGAGCACGCCATCGAGGCGCCCAACAACGCGAATGTGCGTTTCAGGGACATGGTGACGGTCTCGCTGGGCGGCACCGGGACGATCCGGCACGTCGTCAACGACCGGGGTGGCCCGTCCAACTCCACCACCAACGTCGCCAACCTCGTCAGCTACCCCTGA
- a CDS encoding ThuA domain-containing protein — translation MDIRTDIRRSGPARATLWVLVLLATLLGLATPPDARADTAATPFKVLALYNGTWDAAHISFVHEANEWFPEQAAQNGFTYTASNNWDLLSNGGVNAYQVVLFLDDLPQTAAQRSGFEQYMRGGGAWMGFHVSAFTTDAQSWPWYHNQFLGSGNFKSNTWGPTTAVLKVEDRTHPSTTGLPTTFTSSVSEWYSWSNDLRQNPDIKILASIDPSSFPLGTDPNQTWYSGYYPILWTNTKYRMLYANFGHNAMDYASDTTLSSTFASETQNRFLLDGLKWLGGAGGTVPPADQISETAWYSLKNTANGTCVDARSAATANGTAIQQYSCNGTLAQQFQFRSTDSGYTRITIRGNPQQVIDVTDRSTAGNAPLQLWSYGGGQNQQWQPVKESSGRYHFTARHSGQCLSSASSSTNGVQLTQRPCDGSSAQSFTLTAQP, via the coding sequence ATGGACATCAGAACGGACATCAGGAGATCCGGTCCGGCGCGTGCGACCCTGTGGGTCCTCGTCCTGCTGGCGACGCTGCTCGGCCTGGCGACACCGCCCGACGCCCGGGCCGACACCGCGGCAACACCGTTCAAGGTGCTCGCCCTCTACAACGGCACCTGGGACGCCGCGCACATCAGCTTCGTCCACGAGGCCAACGAGTGGTTTCCCGAGCAGGCCGCGCAGAACGGCTTCACGTACACGGCCAGCAACAACTGGGATCTCCTCAGCAACGGTGGGGTGAACGCCTATCAAGTCGTCCTTTTCCTCGACGACTTGCCGCAGACCGCCGCTCAGCGGTCCGGATTCGAGCAGTACATGCGCGGTGGCGGCGCCTGGATGGGCTTCCACGTGTCCGCCTTCACGACGGACGCGCAGTCCTGGCCCTGGTACCACAACCAGTTCCTGGGCAGCGGCAACTTCAAGTCCAACACCTGGGGTCCGACCACGGCCGTCCTGAAGGTCGAGGACCGCACCCACCCGTCCACCACGGGCCTGCCCACGACCTTCACCTCGTCGGTCAGCGAGTGGTACAGCTGGTCCAACGACCTGCGGCAGAATCCGGACATCAAGATTCTCGCCTCGATAGACCCCAGCAGCTTCCCGCTGGGAACAGACCCCAACCAGACCTGGTACAGCGGCTATTACCCGATCCTGTGGACCAACACGAAGTACAGGATGCTGTACGCGAACTTCGGTCACAACGCGATGGACTACGCATCCGACACCACGCTGTCGTCGACGTTCGCCAGTGAGACACAGAACCGGTTCCTGCTCGACGGGCTGAAGTGGCTGGGCGGCGCCGGAGGCACCGTGCCACCGGCGGACCAGATCTCCGAGACCGCCTGGTACTCACTGAAGAACACCGCCAACGGCACCTGTGTGGACGCCCGTTCCGCCGCCACGGCGAACGGGACGGCGATCCAGCAGTACTCCTGCAACGGGACCCTGGCGCAGCAGTTCCAGTTCCGCTCGACGGACAGCGGATACACCCGGATCACCATTCGCGGGAACCCGCAACAGGTCATCGATGTGACCGACCGCTCGACCGCCGGGAACGCGCCACTCCAGCTGTGGAGTTACGGGGGCGGGCAGAACCAGCAGTGGCAGCCCGTGAAGGAGAGCAGCGGGCGGTACCACTTCACCGCCCGTCACAGCGGCCAGTGCCTGAGTTCCGCGAGCTCCTCGACGAACGGTGTCCAGCTCACCCAGCGACCGTGCGACGGCTCCTCCGCACAGAGCTTCACGCTCACAGCACAGCCCTGA
- a CDS encoding WxL protein peptidoglycan domain-containing protein yields MHPPVPRRKTTVSALVRNATPVLLMVLAIVGLRVDPALADDGDVTWTVRTAANGYGDDRSSFSYGVNPGGNAEDAMVVANHGKSPLELAVYAADGFTAGTGQLDLLTKDKKSVGIGAWVHADRDSVVIKPGKSAKIPFTVAVPDNATPGDYVGGILTSLRQSDEAEGINVDRRLGIRVKLRVSGELKPKLAIEDLHVGYDGSLNPFANGDATVTYTIHNTGNAILSAKQGVSVSGPFGWLRSAAGDMTSPPELLPGESWKVKARVHGVVPGVGLAATATLTPLLTDASGSTSSLKPVQATVHGWAVPWTLLLLVVVVIAAVAGALVLRRRNRVRRKAREDARIRDAVEQALRDQ; encoded by the coding sequence ATGCACCCGCCCGTCCCGCGCCGGAAGACCACCGTCAGCGCGCTCGTTCGTAACGCCACCCCGGTCCTGCTCATGGTCCTCGCGATCGTCGGCCTGCGGGTCGATCCCGCGCTGGCGGACGACGGCGATGTCACCTGGACGGTCAGAACGGCCGCGAACGGGTACGGCGACGACCGCTCGAGCTTCAGCTACGGCGTCAACCCCGGCGGCAACGCCGAGGACGCCATGGTCGTCGCCAACCACGGCAAGTCCCCGCTCGAACTCGCTGTCTACGCCGCCGACGGTTTCACGGCCGGTACGGGCCAGCTCGATCTGCTCACCAAGGACAAGAAGTCCGTCGGTATCGGAGCGTGGGTCCACGCCGACCGCGACAGTGTCGTGATCAAGCCTGGCAAGTCCGCCAAGATCCCCTTCACGGTCGCCGTTCCGGACAACGCCACGCCCGGCGACTACGTGGGCGGAATCCTCACTTCCCTGCGGCAGTCCGACGAGGCCGAAGGCATCAACGTGGACCGGCGCCTCGGCATCCGGGTCAAACTGCGGGTCAGCGGCGAGCTCAAGCCGAAGCTCGCGATCGAGGACCTCCACGTGGGTTACGACGGCTCGCTCAACCCCTTCGCCAACGGTGACGCCACCGTCACCTACACGATCCACAACACCGGCAACGCCATCCTGTCGGCCAAGCAGGGGGTATCGGTTTCCGGCCCCTTCGGGTGGTTGCGGTCCGCAGCGGGCGACATGACCTCGCCGCCGGAGCTGCTCCCCGGAGAGAGCTGGAAGGTGAAGGCGCGCGTACACGGCGTGGTGCCCGGAGTCGGCCTGGCCGCGACCGCGACCCTGACACCGCTGCTCACCGACGCGTCGGGCTCCACCAGTTCGCTCAAGCCGGTCCAGGCCACGGTCCACGGCTGGGCCGTCCCGTGGACGCTGTTGCTGCTGGTCGTCGTGGTTATCGCGGCAGTCGCCGGGGCACTCGTTCTCCGGCGTCGAAACCGCGTACGGCGCAAGGCGCGTGAGGACGCCCGGATACGGGACGCCGTCGAGCAGGCGCTCCGCGACCAGTAG
- a CDS encoding metallophosphoesterase family protein codes for MKSSTKRQAPGSVRRRAATGATAAFLGLAVALGSGTASPAAAADPAAITGIILGVGANETQRTVTWYSSADTAQKLQVAPTSAVVNGEFPADAANFDATGAVNIATSGGFNRHATITGLKEHTAYSYRVGTEGNWSSTYSFKTQDFEGDYDFLFFGDPQIGSSGNLAQDQAGWKDTVDVSLAANPDAELLLSGGDQVETANTESQWNSFLAPDKLRQYPWAPTIGNHDVGGKAYEQHFTTPNTDRSAPLYSNGNPTSNTSGGDYWYIYKDVLFINLNSNSYATSQGGGGDAAHIKYVTDVINQHGAEAKWKVLTYHHAIYSPASHAKDGDNKVRRVDFSDAFSKLGVDLVLQGHDHSYSRSYEIKNGQKANPDEKPGAADLYPGPGGVIYVTANSASGSKYYDITKPDSSGTSGAGNGADPQNPNNYWYNSVQNQEHVRTYVKVEVRNDKLVVEDIRSGTCAAPNSEVEQGMSCTNTATGQPVGSTVDKFQVHPNHGTGQDLQVNVPNPAPGEFGWTIDGYNGLVDLGTAQERNGDHFEASGKINPITVSDSRRSLAPWSISADVGDFKDGDKTFSGSYLGWSPYVLDQGAGATSGESVASGYDDNGKGLSVSRGLAHADQGHARGGAKLGADLGLKIPDSVTKGGYRATLTITALSS; via the coding sequence ATGAAATCGAGCACCAAGAGACAGGCTCCCGGGTCTGTACGGCGCCGCGCAGCCACTGGGGCCACAGCGGCATTCCTGGGCTTGGCCGTAGCCCTCGGAAGCGGCACGGCGTCTCCCGCCGCCGCGGCGGACCCGGCCGCGATCACCGGGATCATCCTCGGCGTGGGCGCCAACGAGACCCAGCGCACCGTGACGTGGTACTCCTCGGCCGACACCGCGCAGAAGCTCCAGGTCGCCCCGACCTCGGCGGTCGTCAACGGCGAGTTCCCGGCCGACGCCGCCAACTTCGACGCCACGGGCGCGGTCAACATCGCGACCAGTGGAGGCTTCAACCGCCACGCGACGATCACGGGCCTGAAGGAACACACGGCGTACTCCTACCGCGTCGGCACCGAGGGCAACTGGTCCTCGACGTACTCCTTCAAGACGCAGGACTTCGAGGGCGACTACGACTTCCTGTTCTTCGGCGACCCGCAGATCGGCTCGTCCGGCAACCTGGCGCAGGACCAGGCCGGTTGGAAGGACACCGTGGACGTCTCGCTCGCGGCCAACCCCGACGCCGAACTGCTGCTGTCGGGCGGTGACCAGGTCGAGACCGCCAACACCGAGTCCCAGTGGAACTCCTTCCTGGCCCCCGACAAGCTGCGCCAGTACCCGTGGGCTCCCACCATCGGAAACCACGACGTCGGCGGCAAGGCGTACGAGCAGCACTTCACCACCCCGAACACGGACCGTTCGGCCCCGCTGTACTCGAACGGCAACCCGACGTCCAACACGTCCGGCGGTGACTACTGGTACATCTACAAGGATGTGCTGTTCATCAACCTCAACAGCAACAGCTATGCCACCTCCCAGGGCGGCGGCGGTGACGCGGCGCACATCAAGTACGTGACCGACGTCATCAACCAGCACGGCGCCGAGGCCAAGTGGAAGGTGCTCACGTACCACCACGCGATCTACTCGCCGGCCTCCCACGCCAAGGACGGCGACAACAAGGTCCGCCGCGTCGACTTCTCGGATGCGTTCTCCAAGCTCGGTGTCGACCTGGTCCTCCAGGGCCACGACCACAGCTACTCGCGCAGCTACGAGATCAAGAACGGCCAGAAGGCGAACCCGGACGAGAAGCCCGGCGCCGCCGACCTGTACCCCGGTCCCGGTGGCGTCATCTACGTGACCGCGAACTCCGCTTCGGGGTCGAAGTACTACGACATCACGAAGCCGGACAGCAGCGGCACCAGCGGTGCCGGCAACGGTGCCGACCCGCAGAACCCGAACAACTACTGGTACAACTCGGTCCAGAACCAGGAGCACGTCCGCACCTACGTCAAGGTCGAGGTGCGCAACGACAAGCTCGTCGTCGAGGACATTCGCAGCGGCACCTGCGCGGCCCCGAACTCCGAGGTCGAGCAGGGCATGTCGTGCACCAACACCGCCACCGGACAGCCTGTCGGCTCGACCGTCGACAAGTTCCAGGTGCACCCGAACCACGGCACCGGCCAGGACCTCCAGGTCAACGTGCCGAACCCGGCCCCGGGCGAGTTCGGTTGGACGATCGACGGCTACAACGGCCTGGTGGACCTCGGCACCGCGCAGGAGCGCAACGGTGACCACTTCGAGGCCTCCGGCAAGATCAACCCGATCACCGTGTCGGACAGCCGCCGTTCGCTCGCGCCGTGGTCGATCTCGGCCGACGTGGGCGACTTCAAGGACGGTGACAAGACGTTCTCCGGCTCGTACCTCGGCTGGAGCCCGTACGTCCTCGACCAGGGCGCCGGCGCAACCAGCGGCGAATCGGTGGCCTCCGGCTACGACGACAACGGTAAGGGCCTGTCCGTCTCGCGCGGCCTCGCTCACGCCGACCAGGGCCACGCCCGTGGTGGGGCCAAGCTCGGCGCCGACCTGGGTCTGAAGATTCCGGACAGCGTCACCAAGGGTGGCTACCGCGCCACTCTGACGATCACCGCACTGAGCAGCTGA
- a CDS encoding HupE/UreJ family protein, producing MSQRVRRTIVGITAAVIAFLAAGQPASAHGFTSTAYVDVAEGHEGHIRTKLRLEYDLFVVSAADYEDDDPLFETGNAAFETGGPEEQSAALNAHAESAARYVTERFSVTSDGTKCTPRRVGDFTIGRQEGVPYAGLLLDWACSERGDDLQVRSGLFPDAETYVKGTKTIVTYELDGRSGSAALDAAHPSFSIGQAWYERFWEFFRLGGEHLLTGVDHILFLLALIAGSRRLREIVLVATSFTLAHSVTFMLAALGLVDAPADIVEPVIALSIAVVAGWHLWRLWRRRSHAADLETAGRGHFSLDRAGWTRLGVVFCFGLVHGLGFAGALGIDEAWSWTLLWSLLVFNVGIETVQLTIIAALFPLLIVLRHRAPTAGLWVTGVISASVAAMGLVWFVQRTFGI from the coding sequence ATGTCACAACGGGTCCGCCGCACCATCGTCGGGATCACCGCGGCCGTGATCGCTTTCCTCGCCGCCGGACAGCCGGCGTCCGCCCACGGGTTCACGTCGACCGCGTACGTCGACGTCGCCGAGGGGCACGAGGGCCATATACGGACGAAACTGAGGCTCGAGTACGACCTCTTCGTCGTATCCGCCGCCGACTACGAGGACGACGACCCTCTCTTCGAGACGGGAAACGCCGCGTTCGAAACCGGTGGCCCCGAAGAACAGTCCGCGGCGCTCAACGCCCATGCGGAGTCGGCCGCCAGATATGTGACCGAGCGCTTCTCGGTGACCTCGGACGGCACGAAATGCACGCCGAGACGGGTCGGCGACTTCACGATCGGCCGGCAGGAGGGCGTGCCGTACGCCGGTCTGCTGCTCGACTGGGCGTGTTCCGAGCGGGGCGACGATCTGCAGGTGCGCAGCGGGTTGTTCCCCGACGCCGAGACGTACGTCAAGGGCACCAAGACGATCGTCACGTACGAGCTCGACGGCCGGTCCGGCAGTGCCGCACTCGACGCCGCTCACCCGTCCTTCTCGATCGGTCAGGCCTGGTACGAGCGGTTCTGGGAGTTCTTTCGCCTGGGCGGCGAGCACCTGCTGACCGGGGTCGACCACATCCTGTTCCTGCTGGCACTCATCGCCGGGTCACGGCGTCTGCGCGAGATCGTGCTCGTGGCAACGAGTTTCACCTTGGCGCACTCGGTGACCTTCATGCTCGCCGCGCTCGGTCTGGTCGACGCACCCGCCGACATCGTGGAGCCCGTCATCGCGCTGTCGATCGCCGTGGTCGCCGGCTGGCACCTGTGGCGGCTCTGGCGGCGCCGCAGCCACGCGGCCGACCTCGAGACAGCGGGACGCGGCCACTTCAGCCTGGACCGCGCGGGCTGGACCCGCCTCGGGGTCGTGTTCTGCTTCGGCCTCGTGCACGGCCTGGGTTTCGCGGGCGCGCTGGGGATCGACGAGGCGTGGTCATGGACCCTGCTGTGGTCCTTGCTGGTGTTCAACGTCGGCATCGAGACCGTGCAGTTGACCATCATCGCCGCCCTTTTCCCGCTGCTGATCGTCCTGCGCCACCGGGCGCCGACGGCCGGCCTCTGGGTGACCGGCGTGATCTCCGCCTCCGTGGCAGCCATGGGGCTGGTGTGGTTCGTGCAACGGACGTTCGGGATCTGA
- a CDS encoding pirin family protein: MSNLDRQAALSVCGGRGFVVAEPVRELLAPRHVQLGESTEVRRLLPNLGRRMVGAWAFVDHYGPDDIADEPGMQVPPHPHMGLQTVSWLHEGEVLHRDSLGSLQTVRPRELGLMTSGRAISHSEESPKSHARLLHGAQLWVALPDAHRQVEPHFQHHTELPTVTAPGLTATVILGELDGAVSPGTAYTPIVGADVALASGAEARLPLEPDFEYAVLSMSGEAEVDGVPLEPGSMLYLGCGRSELPLRASSDAGLMLLGGEPFEEEIVMWWNFIGRSHEEIEEARRGWMESSRFGEVKGYDGDRLAAPELPPVALKPRGRVR; the protein is encoded by the coding sequence ATGAGCAATCTCGATCGCCAGGCCGCACTCTCCGTCTGCGGAGGGCGGGGTTTCGTCGTCGCCGAGCCGGTACGCGAACTTCTCGCCCCGCGCCACGTCCAGCTCGGCGAGTCCACCGAGGTCCGCCGGCTGCTGCCCAATCTCGGCCGGCGGATGGTCGGCGCCTGGGCCTTCGTGGATCACTACGGCCCCGACGACATCGCCGACGAGCCCGGGATGCAGGTCCCGCCGCACCCCCACATGGGTCTGCAGACGGTCAGTTGGCTCCATGAGGGCGAGGTGCTGCACCGCGACAGCCTGGGCAGTCTGCAGACGGTCCGCCCGCGCGAACTGGGGCTGATGACCTCCGGCCGGGCGATCAGCCACTCCGAGGAGAGCCCGAAGTCGCACGCCCGTCTTCTGCACGGCGCCCAGCTCTGGGTGGCCCTGCCCGACGCGCACCGGCAGGTCGAGCCGCACTTCCAGCACCACACCGAGTTGCCCACCGTCACCGCCCCCGGCCTCACCGCCACGGTGATCCTCGGCGAACTCGACGGCGCCGTGTCACCGGGCACGGCCTACACCCCGATCGTCGGCGCAGACGTCGCCCTGGCGAGCGGCGCCGAGGCGCGACTGCCGCTCGAGCCCGACTTCGAGTACGCAGTGCTGTCGATGTCCGGCGAGGCCGAGGTCGACGGTGTGCCGCTGGAGCCCGGATCGATGCTCTACCTCGGCTGCGGCCGCAGCGAACTCCCCCTCCGCGCCTCCTCCGACGCCGGCCTCATGCTCCTGGGTGGCGAGCCGTTCGAGGAAGAGATCGTCATGTGGTGGAACTTCATCGGGCGTTCCCATGAGGAAATCGAGGAGGCCCGGAGGGGCTGGATGGAGAGCTCCCGCTTCGGCGAGGTGAAGGGCTATGACGGCGACCGGCTGGCCGCCCCCGAACTGCCGCCGGTGGCGCTGAAGCCGCGCGGACGCGTGCGCTGA
- a CDS encoding tetratricopeptide repeat protein translates to MNDSYFEFGTPADRWDRARMFFEAKEYLTAARILGGLVEEAPEQVAPRLLLARAYYHSARLGKAETELRAVLERDPVEHYARLMLGRTLERQGRQAEATPHLRMAAAMSGDFEDDADV, encoded by the coding sequence GTGAACGACAGCTACTTCGAGTTCGGTACGCCGGCCGACCGCTGGGACCGCGCCCGGATGTTCTTCGAGGCGAAGGAGTATCTCACCGCGGCCCGGATCCTGGGCGGGCTGGTCGAGGAGGCGCCGGAGCAGGTCGCCCCGCGGCTGCTGCTGGCCCGCGCCTATTACCACTCGGCCCGGCTCGGCAAGGCCGAGACGGAGCTGCGGGCCGTGCTGGAGCGCGACCCCGTGGAGCACTACGCACGGCTGATGCTCGGTCGCACGCTGGAGCGGCAGGGACGGCAGGCCGAGGCGACGCCGCATCTGCGGATGGCGGCGGCGATGTCCGGGGACTTCGAGGACGACGCGGACGTCTGA
- a CDS encoding TetR/AcrR family transcriptional regulator encodes MSTRARILEVAADLVAKSPDGGISTRAVCEAAQVGAPALYRHFGDKEGLLSAVVDHGFDAYLATKREHGDTADPVQDLRDGWDSHVEFALRNRNLYRLMNSPAMRTPPAAALESHRILTRDLERAAAQGKLRIAPEPAAQMIMSANVGVALMLVARPATFTDDGTSVRVRDAVHAAVFVPEASGSEPDDVGEAQIPSAANRLRALLHGSPGAGLSKAESALMAEWLGRVSNAAGSRTADDAETDRSG; translated from the coding sequence ATGAGTACTCGGGCACGCATCCTGGAAGTGGCGGCCGACCTGGTCGCGAAATCGCCGGACGGTGGCATCTCCACCCGGGCCGTGTGCGAGGCCGCACAGGTGGGAGCCCCGGCCCTCTACCGGCACTTCGGCGACAAGGAAGGACTGCTGTCGGCCGTCGTCGATCACGGCTTCGATGCCTACCTGGCGACGAAGCGGGAGCACGGCGACACCGCGGACCCCGTCCAGGACCTGCGCGACGGCTGGGACAGCCATGTCGAGTTCGCCCTGCGCAATCGGAACCTGTACCGACTGATGAATTCCCCCGCCATGCGCACCCCGCCGGCCGCGGCGCTCGAATCGCATCGGATCCTCACCAGGGACCTGGAGCGGGCCGCAGCACAGGGCAAGCTGCGGATCGCGCCCGAGCCGGCCGCCCAGATGATCATGTCTGCCAATGTCGGCGTCGCGCTGATGCTGGTCGCCCGCCCGGCGACCTTCACCGACGACGGCACGTCCGTACGGGTGCGCGACGCGGTGCACGCGGCCGTGTTCGTACCGGAAGCGAGCGGCAGCGAGCCGGACGACGTGGGAGAGGCGCAGATCCCCTCCGCGGCCAACCGGCTGCGGGCGCTGCTGCACGGTTCTCCTGGCGCCGGACTCAGCAAGGCCGAATCGGCCCTGATGGCCGAATGGCTGGGCCGCGTATCGAATGCTGCGGGAAGCCGGACCGCGGACGACGCGGAAACCGATCGCTCCGGCTGA
- a CDS encoding SDR family NAD(P)-dependent oxidoreductase yields the protein MSKTIVITGAGSGFGALAARALAREGHTVYAAMRDTRTRNAARVAEAAAYAAEHQVDLRTVELDVLSQESADAAVAAVLADVGRLDVIIHNAGHMVTGPTEAFTPEELAAVYDTNVLGTQRVNRAALPHLRAQEHGLVVWVGSTSTRGGTPPYLAPYFAAKSAMDALAVSYAAELARFNIETTIVVPGSFTSGTDHFVTGGHPADLTVVPAYEERYAGMMDQVSQRLAALAPADADVSQVADAIVRVVGTEHGKRPFRVHIDPVDDGSETVSAVADRIRSEFLTRIGLGDLLVPHAAR from the coding sequence ATGAGCAAGACCATCGTCATCACCGGCGCGGGGTCCGGCTTCGGCGCCCTGGCCGCCCGGGCCCTGGCTCGCGAGGGCCACACCGTCTACGCAGCCATGCGCGACACCAGGACACGCAACGCCGCACGGGTGGCCGAGGCGGCGGCTTACGCCGCCGAGCACCAGGTGGACCTGCGTACCGTCGAACTCGACGTGCTGTCCCAGGAGTCGGCGGACGCCGCCGTCGCCGCCGTCCTCGCCGACGTCGGCCGCCTGGACGTGATCATCCACAACGCCGGACACATGGTCACCGGCCCCACCGAAGCGTTCACGCCCGAGGAGCTCGCGGCGGTCTACGACACCAATGTGCTCGGCACCCAACGCGTCAACCGGGCCGCCCTCCCGCACCTGCGCGCCCAGGAGCACGGACTGGTCGTATGGGTGGGGTCCACGTCCACCAGGGGAGGCACCCCGCCCTATCTCGCCCCGTACTTCGCGGCCAAGTCCGCCATGGACGCGCTCGCCGTCTCGTACGCCGCCGAGCTGGCCCGATTCAACATCGAGACCACCATCGTCGTCCCCGGCTCCTTCACGTCCGGCACCGACCACTTCGTCACCGGCGGCCATCCCGCCGACCTGACCGTCGTCCCGGCGTACGAAGAGCGCTACGCGGGGATGATGGACCAGGTCTCCCAGCGTCTGGCCGCCCTCGCACCCGCCGACGCCGATGTCTCCCAGGTCGCCGACGCCATCGTCCGGGTGGTCGGGACGGAACACGGCAAACGCCCCTTCAGGGTCCACATCGACCCCGTCGACGACGGCAGCGAAACGGTCAGCGCCGTTGCCGACCGGATCCGCTCCGAGTTCCTCACCCGCATCGGCCTCGGCGACCTGCTGGTTCCCCATGCAGCGCGCTGA